The genomic window CAGAATAAACCAAGAAGCCATTCGCGGAGAGGTGGATGGCGTGGAATACGGTCGCGAGCATTTGCTAGATTGGGTGATCGAAGAATTGATTCCCAGCGGGATAAAATCAAACCTGATCGAGTTTGAGTCGTGGGTCTTCGGTCGCGTGCCGAACCCTCAAGAAAAGAAATTATTGCAGCTAGGAATTTGGTTGGATCGCCTTGAACATCCGATACCGCCAAGCGAAATTCTAACCCACGATCTGATACCGTCGCAGCCTGGTACTTTTAACAGTTATGGTAATGATAGTCCTAATGTAGATTCTGGGCCGACTGTTCTTCAGCCGGATATGCTTCACAATTTCTCCCAGGAAGACTGGATACTTCCACGCCTGCCCTTGCATTCGCTCGATGACGAAATGGAAAAGAAAATCCGTAACGAGATACGTATGCGGTGTCATGCGTTGGGGCTACTCGATGAGGAAATGGAACGGCTTATAAATTGCAACCCTGATCCGCCCGAAGCGCCTCAAGGAAGACGCCACTTGGGGCTGTACGTTGTGGACAACGAGTTACGGCGTGAAAACAGCGAGGAATCTGTTCCTTTACGGGGCGAACTCCAAATTGGCTTGGTTGATTATATAATTTCGAGAGGTGCCAGTACGACAAGCAACGAAATACTAATGAAAAAGTGGGAGCATATCGGCGGAACTGGGGAGCCAGAAAAGTCCTCAATATCGAGCCAGATTTCAAAACTAAACAAACAATGTTTCGGTCCGCTCCATGTCAAGTTTTCCCGAACGCGAGGATCGTACTGGACACTTCACGAACTAACTGTGGAGACGGTTACAAAGAAGTCAGCAAAGAAGCCGGCTAGGAAGTCGGCAAAGAAGCCCGCTAGGAAGTCTGCTAAGAAGCCGTGACGCCAGCGAAACCTACACTGCGGGCAAGCAAAAGGAAGACCGGGTGACGATTACGAAGCGTCCTGGCCTTGATCCACGAAGTCGCCAACGAAAATGACCTTCCGATTCTGACGCCGATATCCACGCCCATGCCGGATGTATCCCATGTCGGAAAGCAATTCCTTCAGTGCATCCGCGTGCCCGTGAATGTCGCCAACGAGGTCAAAGTTAGAAAGGCCATCTGTCATTTCGATCACTCATTTCGACTGGACGCAGACTTGGCCGCTTCTCGCC from Novipirellula aureliae includes these protein-coding regions:
- a CDS encoding metallophosphoesterase, encoding MTDGLSNFDLVGDIHGHADALKELLSDMGYIRHGRGYRRQNRKVIFVGDFVDQGQDAS